A window of Pseudobacteroides sp. genomic DNA:
CTCGGTGTTAAAGAGAACATATTGATTGAAACTGAATTAATTGAACATAATATTTCTTCAGTTACACTTCAGATGATCGACAAGTTTAATAAGTTTCTGGAGTCCAATCCGGAAATTAAACGGCAATATGAGAAATTTTCTTTGAGTTAACAGACAAATAGATGGATACATGAGGCATAAAAAGGAAACTTTAACAAGTTTCTTTTTTATTATGCCTGTAAATATTGATACTTTGCATAAAGTAACACATTTCACCTCTTGCACATATTGTAGATTAAGTAAACAATATTAGTCTTGGCTACAAAGAGGTGTTAATAATGTATGAGGAAAGCTGTGCTAATACGGCTGATGTTAGTGCTGAGCATATTGTAAGACAAAGAACTCAGATAACAGACTATAATAGTAAGTTATATAAATCCAAGTCAATCCTGAAGTTTCTCGGACCTGCCTTCGTTATAAGTGTTGCTTACATAGATCCGGGCAATTTCGCAACAAATATAAGCGGAGGATCGAAATTTAATTATAATCTTTTATGGGTTATATTATGGAGCAATCTTATGGCAATATTTTTACAATCCCTGTCTGCAAAGCTTGGTATTGCTACAGGATATAACCTGCCGCAAATGTGCGGAAAGGTGTTTTCCAAAAAAACAAACTGGTGCTTTTGGATTATGGCAGAGCTGGCTGCAATGGCTACCAATCTTGCAGAATTTCTTGGCAGTACCCTTGGTTTTTACCTGTTGTTTAATATACCTATGGTGTATGCGGGAATAATTACGGCTGTTTTGAGCTTTTTTATTGTGTATATAGGAAAGTATGGACAAAGAGCTGTTGAGTTTATTATTTCTATATTGGTGGCAGTTATTTGTGCAGCGTATACAGTAGAAATATTTTTGGCAAAACCTCAATGGGATCTGGCAGGGGTTCACCTTTTGATACCTTCACTGCCTAATAGTGAGGCAGTGCTTATAGCAGTTGGCATGCTTGGTGCAACTGTAATGCCCCATGTAATATACCTTCACTCCCAGCTTGTACAACATAGAAATAAGGACTTGACAGCTGCCGACAGAAGAAGGCACTTCAGGTTGGAAAGGTTGGATATCGTAATTGCCATGAATATTGCATTTATTGTAAATGCTTCAATGGTATTGGTATCTGCCGCTGTTTTCTTTAAGAACGGAGTGGCTATAAATTCAATTGAGGAGGCTCATAAATCCCTGTACCCTCTCTTAGGTGTTGCATCAAGCGGTGCTTTTGGCCTGGCTCTCATAGCATCGGGGCTTTCATCTTCAGCTGTAGGCACTATGGCAGGCCAGACAATAATGCAGGGATTTGTAGGAATAAAAATAAATGATAATTTAGCCAGGTTTGTTACTATGCTTCCCGCTATGCTAATTATTTTGTCAGGCTTTAACCCTATGAAAGCACTTGTCCTAAGTCAGGTCATATTGAGCTTTATACTTCCTTTTGCAATAATTCCAATGCTACTTATTACAAAGCGTAAGGACCTTATGGGAGAGCTTGTAAATAAGCCCATAACCAACATAATGGGGTGGATAATAACCAGTGTGATTGTTGTTGCAAATAGTCTTCTGCTGTTTTTTACCTTTACTGGTTAGGCATATAGAACCAGAAAAAAGATAGGGCCTTTTGTAGTTCCAAAGGACCATATTGATACCCCTATTATAATATTCGTTTACTCGAATTTATATAATAAGTAACCGAAACTGGAGGGTTCATTATGGGAATTTTTAAAAGCAAAAAAGGATCATCTCTTATTATACTGACTCTCACTATTACAATTATATTGGGATTTACTGCTCTAACCCTTGATATCGGTGTTGTGGCATTGGAAAAGGCAAAACTGTCAAAGGCGGTTGATGCAGCGGCATTGGCGTCTGCACAGGAATTGGTTACAGAAAAGACCAATGCCAAAAACGCTGCTTTTGAATATCTTTACAGAAATAACCGCAATTATTTGACAGCTTCATGCAATATAGACTATGATTTCAGAGCGGTTGAGGTCACAGCCTCAAAGGATGTCAGATTTTATTTTGCAAATATAATGGGGATAAGAAACAAAAATATCAAGGCTGCTGCTAAGGCAAGGGTTGAAAACATATTTTCAGTAACGGGTATAAGGCCTATAGCTGTGGTCCAGCAAACGTTTATTTATGGCAAGCTGTACAGCCTTAAACAGGGAGGCGGCGGAGGTACAACCGGGAATTATGCACCGATTGAGTTAGGTGGTACAGGTGCCAATAGATACAGGGACAATTTATTAAACGGGTATGGCGGAACCGTTAGTGTTGGTGACATAATAATGACTGAGACAGGTAATATTGCCGGTGCTACTCAGACAGGTATAAACAGCATGGTAAGCCAATGCAGCGACTCTTACTACAATTATAGCCTTAACTGTCCAAGGGTAATTTTTCTTCCGGTTGTAAATACTCTTACTGTAAATGGTAAGAAAGCCATAAAAGTTTTGGGGTTTGCTACGTTTTTCCTTGAAGGAGTGTCAATGGATTCGAATACGGGACAAGCCGATGTAATTGGCAGATTTATTACATATTGTATGGATGGAGAAACGTCAAGCACGATTTCCGACTTTGGCACATACGGAATTAAATTGGTAAAATAGCCTATAAATATTTGTATTGACACTCAAATGCCCCTGATATATTATATAAAACAAATAGGATTAGTACTGATAAGCGATTGTTTGTCGTGTAAAATCAATAATTAAACGGAGACCAACCTATGAATATTTATGGTAAATTGGATTTATTGAAGAATAAACTTAAGAATATGGAGAGTATCATTATAGCATTTTCAGGAGGCGTTGATTCAACCTTTTTGCTGAAGGTAGCATTTGAGGTGCTGGGAAATAATGTTCTTGCAGTAACGGCCCGTTCCAGTACATATCCTGAAAGAGAGTTTAATGAGGCTATGGAATTTGTTAATTCCTCTGGAATAAGGCATAAGGTCATAGTTTCGGAAGAGCTTGATGTGGAAGGGTTTTCCGATAATCCTACAAACAGATGTTATCTTTGCAAATATGAACTCATGTCAAAAATTAAGGTTATTGCAGGTGAGAATAATATAAAGTATGTTGCTGAAGGATCAAACTATGATGATCTTAGCGATTACAGACCTGGATCAATTGCTGTCTCGGAGCATGGCGTTGTGAGCCCTCTTAGAGAAGCCATGCTGACAAAGGAAGAAATAAGGGTATTATCAAAGGAAATGGGGCTAAAAACATGGAATAAGCCGTCTTTTGCATGTCTATCCTCAAGATTCCCGTATGGTGAGAAGATAACGGAAGAAGGGCTTAAAAAAGTGGATTTGGCAGAGCAGTTCTTGATAGATTTGGGTTTTTGGCAGGTCAGAGTGAGATACCACGGTGATATAGCAAGGATAGAGGTTTATGAAGAAGAAATTGAAAAAATAATAAAGAAGGAAGTTAGAGATAAAATATATAACAGGTTTAAGGAAATAGGATTTAAGTATACTGCACTGGATTTAAAGGGATACCGTACAGGCAGCATGAATGAAGGATTGAATCTGACATAAAAATGGAAAGGCCTCATATGGCCTTTTTTTATTTAGCATAATAGTTATTAAAATATATAATTAATAATAAAATATATAAAATGTTAAAATATATTAAAAGTGAAAAATGAAATATGATTAACACATTTGATTTGGATTTAAACGGAAGGAGTTCTGATTTTAGAAGTTTTTTATGTATTCCGATGAAAGCCAAGAGTAGGTCATGATAGTACAAGTTATTAAGGGAAATTTCATATTTAATCCATTATTTTTCTTGAATTTGTATATTGCTTCTGCTATAATCGTAATATATTGATTACAGAAGCAGTATTCAGAAAAAAGTAAAATTTAACAAACTTGGCAGTATGTCTTAAGTTCCGCAGATTTTTTTTAGAATTGAATAAGTTTAGTCCTTTGTTTGTTAGCTAATACTTAAGAGTTTACAAGGGGGAGTATTTAATGTTCAAAATTATTACTAAAAGGGTCTTGTCTTGCGTTGTTATTCTTTGTTTGTCACTTAGTTCACTTGGCATCACAGCTTACTCAAATTCGGAACAATCAGCAACAGAACCTGAATTATCAGCTAAAGTATCAGGGGTTCAGAAATTTATCATTGCAGCATTAGCGGTTACAGAAGATAAAAGGCTTCAAGCAGCAGATTGTATAACAAAAATAGACGAGTTCACTTCATCACAAGCAAAAGATAAAATTTATGAATTGTTAAACATAAATTTAAATCAAGATGATTTGACAATGTTGATGACTACTTTTAAAGGTATGTCTCCACTAAAAAGAGAATTTATTGCAGATATGGTAATACACGGATATTCAGTAAGCAGCAATGATTTTTCTAAGTTCAGAAATGTAGCAAATAAAATAAATTATATTGTAACTGGAGATATAAATAATGATAATGGTACCAAATTTATAGTTACTGTACTGGAAACATTAGCAGTACATTCTAATTTTGGTGTGCCAACAGTTTTTGATTTAGATGGAGATACTAAAAAAATAAAATTTGAATTAAATACAACTGAAGTTAAAAAAACATTTATAAATAACTTGTTAAAAGACCTTTTGGTTTATGTGGAAGATCTTCCAACAGGTGTTAATAATAATAGTTCAATAGATGTTTTTCTTTTAAGGGCTCAAAATTCCTTAAATAGGTTAGAGGTTGGTAGTGAAATAGAAGAATTTAAGAAACATTTGGAGAATAAAGAAAACAAAAATATATACGATGGTAAATTGAATTTTGTACCAATTCCTACTTCAGTACCATCTAATCCACCACCATCGCCATCATACACAACACAACCAACTGCTACTATTCCAGGTGGTTTGGAAACACCAACACCGACACCAACATCAACACCAACTGTTACTCCTACAAGTGTGCCGACTGCTGCACCTACATTGGCACCAAGTGAAAAAAAGATTACAGCTTTCAGCTTTAAAGGAATTGCTAATTCAAAGGGAGTAATATTTGAAAAGATTCATACAATATACGTTAAAGTTCCTACAGGTACGGATCTGAAGAAGGTTGAACCTGAAATCCAGTTTAGAGGAGCATCTATCAAACCTGAGGCTGGAGTTAAGAAAAACTTTAACAACCCTGTATTCTATACAGTAACTGCATTGGATAAATCAAAAGTAAAATATGTTGTTATTGTTGGAACAGAAAATGTTGTTGTAGAGCCACCTGAAGTTAAGCCGGGCTATGGACCTTTCGGGGATATTTTCAATCACTGGGCTGAGGAAAGAATGATAAGCATGATTGAAAATGGTGCTATAGCAGGTTACCCTGATGGAACAGTGAAACCTGATTTAGATATGACCAGAGCAGAAGTTATTACAACATTGGTAAAAGCTATAGGTTTGGAACCTGCTAAAGATCCAAAGCTTAAATTTGCAGATATAAAATCCATTCCTACATGGGCTCAAGGATACATTCAGGTTGCATTGGAAAAAGGTATTGTGGCAGGCTATCCGGACAATACTTACAAAGCAAACAATAAAGTTACACGTGAAGAATTCCTTGTTATGGCAATGAAAGCATTTAATTATGAGGCTTCAAAGAACACTGCACTTAAATTCAAAGATGCAAAGGCAGTCTCAGGTTGGGCACTTGGATATGTTGCTAAGGCTATCGAATTAACTATAATAGAAGGTTATAAGGAAGACAACACTATTAAGCCAAATAAGAAAATAACAAGAGCAGAAGTTATGACTATAATTGACAAATGTATCACACTCAGTGCAAAAAAATAAACTTTGCATAATAATTTAAAATAACAGTAAGGGACATTTCTTAGCATCGGAGTATTTGGCCAGGCGGGACTGTCCCTTATATGGTTATTACAAAAGAAATAAAGGTGATTAGATGATTGACATTCATTGCCATGTGTTGTGGGGTATAGATGATGGTCCAAAGACACTGGATGAGTCCATACAAGTGTGCAAAATGCTAAAGAATAAAGGGGTCAAGAGTATTGTTGCAACACCTCATTACATAGTAGGAAGTACGTATCAAACCAATGCAGCTGCTGTCACAAGTATGACTGGCCAGCTTAATAAGGTCTTAATGCAAAAGGTTCCACAGATTGAGATTAAACCAGGCATGGAAGTGTTCATCACTCCGGATATTATCGATTTAATTAAGTCAAATGAGATTCTTACTTTGAATGGCTCGAAGTATATACTTATTGAGACATCCCTTAACAGTATACCTATTTATTTGGAGGATGCTTTTTATAAACTTCGGATAGAAGGGTATATTCCAATCTTAGCCCATCCTGAGAGAAATAGAACGATTAATACAAATTTTAAGCTGATAGAAAAGCTGATATCAAATGGGGTTTTAATTCAAGTAAATCATGATAGTTTAGCAGGCAGATATGGCAAAACTATAAAAAATTTTGCTGAAACTCTTCTAAAAAAGGGATTGGTCCATTTTATAGCTACTGATACGCATTGTGTTAATGATAGATTTAAGGGAACAGAATACCTGACAAAAACTTTAGATGAGTTGATAGGTAAGGAAAATGCTGAAAAATTGATCAGCATTAATCCCTCCAGGGTTATAAGCAATCTTTCTGTAGAAAGTATATCTCCTGTTGTCGAGAAGGTATTTTTCCTAAAAAGACTATTCAATTTTTAGATTTAATAAGTTTTTTACTTATTAAGTATAATAGTTTGACAAAATCAGAATTTTATTCGATAATTATAGAGTAATAATTGATATTTTTTACTTATTTTTGATATTTTATGTTGATCATTTCTGTTAAAACATATATTTGAAGTTATTTTTTCACATAAGGATATAGGGGATTATTAGGAGATTTATTATGAAAAAAATTATTATAATTTTACTTGCTGTTTTATTGACGGTATCTGTAGGCTTCATTATACCAGTTATTATAAATAGGGATGCAGGTAATGTTGAATATATTGCAGATAATGATGTGCCAAATGTAAATAATGAATCCAATAACAGCAGACAAACTAATTCACCTAAGGAAGATTTAAATGGAAATTTAAATACTCCTGAAAGTATAAGTTCGAATAGAATCAATAGTAAGGCAAGTGGCGAAGACACTACTGGTAAAGATAACAAACCTAGAAATACAAAAAGCACTGGAATTAATGGTAATCAGGAAGGTAAATTGCCTCAGGGGACACCGATTGTAACACCTATAAATACCCCTAAAGTGACAGCCAGCCCTTCCGATAATATTAAAAACAACTCACAGTATGTTTCGATTAAACCGGCAGTTAGTGCAACACCAAAGAATGATACACCTAAAAGTTGGATTGATGCAAAATTGGATGAATATAAAAATGACATTGATCCTTCCGACATACCTGACATAAAGCGTATTTATTCAAGGATTGACATTGGTTATGTTCAGGGAATCAGTCAGAGTGGAATGACCGATGAGGCAACACAGCAGATTAAAGACTATTTGAGAAAAACATTGGGTTCCGATTATGAGAGGGCAAAAGAGCTGTTTTATACTTATAGTTATTTACTATAGTTATTTATTATAGTTACTTATTATAGTTTTTTATTATATAGACTAATTTTATATATAACTGGGAGGTTGTTATTATGCTATATACCTAAAGCAGCACAAATTTTTAATATAACTAAAGTTTAGCAGGTATTAATTTTATCAGGTTTATTGCAGCAACAATCCTAATATTGATTGAATTTAATTATTAGATATGGAAGAAGGAGAACTGTAATGGAAAACAAAGACTTTATTGAGGTAGACATTAGGGAACTGATACTTATACTTTTAAGGAAATGGTACATATTACTAATATGTCTTGTTATAGCGACAGGAGTATCCTACGCAGTTACAGCATTTTATCTTAAGCCTGTTTACAGAGCAGAGACCACTTTGTTTCTTGGTAAAGAAAAGGATAAGATCGGGGCTTTAAGTCTGTTGGACTTACAGGTAAACAGTCAGCTTGTTATAGATTACAGGGAAATATTAAAGTCAAGACTGGTTGCTGAAAATATCAACTCCAAGTTAGGTGTAGACATAAAGACTTTTCAAAATAATGTAGATGTTACGACTGTAAAGGATTCGAGAATATTTAAAATAAGTTATGATGATTATGATCCCAAGCTTGCTGCAAGGGTTGTTAATGAACTTGGGACTATTATAATGCAGCTTGCTTCAGATATCATAGAGGTAAAAAACGTAAAGGTCATAGACACTGCCAAAGAGCCTAAAGACCCCATTAAACCCAATAAAAAAATGAATGTGGGTTTAGCAGGATTTCTAGGTCTCCTGTTAGGTGTGTCTCTTATATATCTTCTTGAATTTATTGATCATACATTTAAAAAGCCTGAGGATGTTGAGCGTCATTTGGGATTGAATGTTATCGGTACTGTTCCGGCTTTTGAAGGTGGTAAAAGAGGAAATAAAAAGGCCAAGGATGAAAAGCAGCTTGAGGAGGAATACCTTAAAAACCTCATTACGGCAAACAATCCTAAGGCAGCAGCATCTGAAGCCTTTAGGGAATTGCGCACAAATCTTCAATTCAAAAGCGTGGATAAGGATATGAAGGTTATTTTGCTCACAAGTCCCTCATTAGGTGATGGTAAAACTGTAACAACCGTTAACCTTGCAATAACCCTTGCACAGTCCGGAAAAAAGGTGCTTGTTATAGATGCTGACTTGCGTAAGCCAAAAGTTCACAGCTATTTCGGTATCAAAAACAATGAAGGACTAACCAATATTTTGGCGACAGATAAGGAGTCAAAGAAATCAGTAATTCAGCGAAAGGAAGGTATTGACAACTTGTTTATTATATCCAGTGGTCCGATACCACCAAACCCTTCCGAAATACTGAGTTCTGAGAGGATGAAGCAGTTCATAGAGAGCCTGAAAAGTGAGTATGATATTATTTTTATAGATACTCCTCCGGTAGGACAAGTTACCGATGCGGCTATACTTACAGGCATCGTAGATGGATCAATTGTTGTAGTTGCAAGCGGCCAAACTAGGATTGAAATGTCCAAAAGGGCTATAAAAGCACTGGTTGGTATCAATGCGAAAATAGTTGGAATTGTACTTACCAAAATAGATAGCAGATCCGCATATTACAATTACTATAGGTATGAATAAAACTTATAGATAAAAAAGTAAAGGAAATTATTTTACAAAATTATGTAAATGTGGTAAAATGTATAAAAAGCACAATTTTTATTGGATAAAGAGCATATCGTGCAGCGTATACATTACTATCCGATTTACTTTCCGGGAAAAACAGATACTTATTTAATTCAGCTTGTATCAAAGAATTATCGGGTTGTTTAATCTGGTATTTAGGGGGAAAGTGTAATGCATAGAGCGAATATTTTTTCGGCAAGCCATATTATTCAAGCACTAGTGGATATTTTAGTTATTACCTTAACTTTTATTATTTCATATCTGATAACTAAAAATTACACCACTTTAAGCGGACTTAAGGAATATTTATGGATACTAATAGTATACATACCGATTTGGCTCTTTTTGATGGAGAATTCCAGGATTTATGAAAAAATTGTCTTTTTTAACTTTGACAAGATTATAAGGGTGGTATTGTTTTCAGCTATTATATCAGACCTGTTTTTAGCCGCTATGATGTTTTTTATCAAGGAAACATTGTTTAGCAGAGCTCTATATGCGGTGTTCAGCGTTTGTATAGTCCTGGCCCTGCTTATAGAAAAGTTTCTGTATAAGTATGCCGCTATGGAAAAACATATGAGCCTTCATCGCGTATCCAGAGTTGTTATAGTCGGTACCCCCAGAGTAGCTAAGAAGTTTACGGAATATGTTGACAGGAGCAAAATAAATGTAAACATATTAGGGTATGTTAAAGCCAACAGCAAATCCCTGAAAGGTCATAATGAGCTGGGGAGTATAGAGGACCTGGAAGTTATTATCAAGCAGAATGCAGTTGACGAAGTTATATTCGCTCTTCCAAGGGATTACCTGGGAGAAGTTGAGCGGTACGTGTTGATGTGTGAAGAAATGGGTTTGACTGTAAGAATGATACTGGATTTATATGATTTAAAAATAGCAAAGACATACATAAGCAACGTTGGTACGCTTCCTATGCTTACATTTGACTCAGTTTCACTTAATCAAGCACAACTTTTTTTAAAAAGGCTGATGGATATTATAGGAGCCTCAATAGGCATAGTTCTGACAAGTATAGTTGCACTGTTCACAGTTGTAGCAATAAAGGTCGAATCGCCGGGACCGGCAATTTTTGCACAGAATAGAGTAGGCCTTAACGGTAGGACCTTCAAGCTCTACAAGTTCAGGTCCATGTGTGTGGATGCAGAAAAGAAAAAAGCTGAGCTGCAAAAGTACAATCAGGTTGAAGGCGGGCTCATGTTCAAAGTGAAAAATGACCCAAGAATTACAAAGGTAGGTGGGTTCATTAGAAAAACCAGCATTGATGAGCTTCCCCAGTTTGTAAATGTACTAAAAGGTGAAATGAGCCTTGTGGGTACAAGGCCTCCAACACTTGACGAGGTCAGTAAATATGAGAACTACCAGCGTCGAAGGATCAGCATTAAGCCTGGCATGACAGGTATGTGGCAGGTGTCGGGACGAAGCAGTATAATGGATTTTGACGAAGTGGTCAGGCTTGATACCAAGTACATAGATGAGTGGTCTATATTCCTTGACATAAAGATTATTCTCAAAACTATACTTGTGGTTTTCAAAAAAAGAGGAGCTTATTGATTATTTGAGAATATAAGATTCAAAATATAAAATGAAATATAAAATAAATATAAAAATGACCGGCTATATAAAAATATATTGCCGGTTATTTTATATTTACATATTTATTTTAATTGTTTAGCAAAAAGTGATATAATACTAAAGGCTAACATTGTGTTATAATCTTATGTAATGTTTATGTAATACCAGTTGATGACTATGGGAGGTAGCTTTTGTGCAAAATTTATTTGAACGGATTAGAGACAGAAAAGAAAAGATTTCTGTCATAGGACTGGGTTATGTGGGATTGCCATTAGCGGTTGCTTTGTCCGAGAAGACTGACGTTATTGGGTTTGATATTAGTGAAAAAAAGATTGAATCATATAAACGAGGTATTGATGTTACCAAAGAGATTGGTAGTGAAAAGCTTAAGACATCCAATATTCACTTTACGTGCAACCAGGATGACTTAAAAGGATCAAGATTTCTTATTGTTGCTGTGCCTACACCAATTGCCAAAGATAAGACTCCAGATTTGTTACCTGTTCGAAGTGCAAGTGAAATAGTTGGAAGGAATCTTAAAAAAGGCTCTATTGTGGTTTACGAATCTACGGTTTATCCCGGGGTTACTGAAGATGTTTGCCTACCTATACTTGAGAGGTTCTCCGGCCTTAAGTGCGGAAAAGATTTTAAGGTTGGTTACTCTCCCGAGAGGATAAACCCGGGGGACAAGGTTCATACTGTAGAAAATATTATCAAAATAGTATCAGGTATGGATGATGAATCTCTAGAAGTTATTGCTAAGGTATACGAGCTCATTATAAAAGCAGGCGTTTATAAGGCTGAAAGTATCAAGGTAGCAGAAGCAGCCAAGGTTATAGAAAATACCCAGAGGGACATAAATATAGCATTTATGAACGAACTCTCAATAGTATTTAATAAAATGGGAATCGATACACTGGCGGTTCTGAAAGCAGCTGGGACCAAATGGAATTTTCTTAAGTTTTTTCCCGGACTTGTTGGGGGCCACTGTATCGGTGTAGACCCATACTATCTAACTTATAAGTCTGAGGAATTGGGGTATCATCCCCAGGTTATCCTGGCAGGACGAAGAATAAACGATGGAATGGGCAAGTATATAGCCGAGAATACAGTAAAGCTTTTAATAAGGAATGACATCCAGATTAAGGGCAGTAAGGTTTTGATTATGGGAATAACATTTAAAGAAAACGTTCCTGATGTCAGAAACTCCAAGGTTATTGACATTGTAAACGAACTTAAAGAATATGGAATAGATGTTTGTGTTACCGATTCTAATGCGGATCCTTTCGAAGTAAGGCATGAATATGGTATAGATCTTGTTGATCTAAATGGCAATGATAAATACGATGCTGTTGTGGTGGCGGTAAATCATGATGAGTATAGCTCGTTATCTCTAAATGATCTCAAAGAGCTATACAAAAATGACAGGCGTATCCTAATAGATGTAAAGGGTTTGTATAGCAGAGAAGAGGCATTGGCATCTGAATTTAGTTATTGGAGGTTGTAAGGTAATGGGCTTTGAAAATATTTCTTTCCCAAAAGACAGTCTTTTTCTTGTTACCGGAGGTGCTGGCTTTATAGGTTCAAACATAACGGAAGCACTTCTTGATATGGGTTATAGGGTTCGAGTTTTAGATAATTTTGCAACAGGGAAAAAGGACAATATAGCAAACTTCGTACAAAATAGTAATTTCCAACTGATTGAAGGTGATATCAGAGATAGTGATACATGCAATGAGGCCTGTAAAAACGTTGATTATGTCCTTCATCAAGGGGCGTTAGGCTCTGTTCCG
This region includes:
- a CDS encoding Nramp family divalent metal transporter; its protein translation is MYEESCANTADVSAEHIVRQRTQITDYNSKLYKSKSILKFLGPAFVISVAYIDPGNFATNISGGSKFNYNLLWVILWSNLMAIFLQSLSAKLGIATGYNLPQMCGKVFSKKTNWCFWIMAELAAMATNLAEFLGSTLGFYLLFNIPMVYAGIITAVLSFFIVYIGKYGQRAVEFIISILVAVICAAYTVEIFLAKPQWDLAGVHLLIPSLPNSEAVLIAVGMLGATVMPHVIYLHSQLVQHRNKDLTAADRRRHFRLERLDIVIAMNIAFIVNASMVLVSAAVFFKNGVAINSIEEAHKSLYPLLGVASSGAFGLALIASGLSSSAVGTMAGQTIMQGFVGIKINDNLARFVTMLPAMLIILSGFNPMKALVLSQVILSFILPFAIIPMLLITKRKDLMGELVNKPITNIMGWIITSVIVVANSLLLFFTFTG
- a CDS encoding pilus assembly protein TadG-related protein; this translates as MGIFKSKKGSSLIILTLTITIILGFTALTLDIGVVALEKAKLSKAVDAAALASAQELVTEKTNAKNAAFEYLYRNNRNYLTASCNIDYDFRAVEVTASKDVRFYFANIMGIRNKNIKAAAKARVENIFSVTGIRPIAVVQQTFIYGKLYSLKQGGGGGTTGNYAPIELGGTGANRYRDNLLNGYGGTVSVGDIIMTETGNIAGATQTGINSMVSQCSDSYYNYSLNCPRVIFLPVVNTLTVNGKKAIKVLGFATFFLEGVSMDSNTGQADVIGRFITYCMDGETSSTISDFGTYGIKLVK
- the larE gene encoding ATP-dependent sacrificial sulfur transferase LarE, with protein sequence MNIYGKLDLLKNKLKNMESIIIAFSGGVDSTFLLKVAFEVLGNNVLAVTARSSTYPEREFNEAMEFVNSSGIRHKVIVSEELDVEGFSDNPTNRCYLCKYELMSKIKVIAGENNIKYVAEGSNYDDLSDYRPGSIAVSEHGVVSPLREAMLTKEEIRVLSKEMGLKTWNKPSFACLSSRFPYGEKITEEGLKKVDLAEQFLIDLGFWQVRVRYHGDIARIEVYEEEIEKIIKKEVRDKIYNRFKEIGFKYTALDLKGYRTGSMNEGLNLT
- a CDS encoding S-layer homology domain-containing protein, which gives rise to MFKIITKRVLSCVVILCLSLSSLGITAYSNSEQSATEPELSAKVSGVQKFIIAALAVTEDKRLQAADCITKIDEFTSSQAKDKIYELLNINLNQDDLTMLMTTFKGMSPLKREFIADMVIHGYSVSSNDFSKFRNVANKINYIVTGDINNDNGTKFIVTVLETLAVHSNFGVPTVFDLDGDTKKIKFELNTTEVKKTFINNLLKDLLVYVEDLPTGVNNNSSIDVFLLRAQNSLNRLEVGSEIEEFKKHLENKENKNIYDGKLNFVPIPTSVPSNPPPSPSYTTQPTATIPGGLETPTPTPTSTPTVTPTSVPTAAPTLAPSEKKITAFSFKGIANSKGVIFEKIHTIYVKVPTGTDLKKVEPEIQFRGASIKPEAGVKKNFNNPVFYTVTALDKSKVKYVVIVGTENVVVEPPEVKPGYGPFGDIFNHWAEERMISMIENGAIAGYPDGTVKPDLDMTRAEVITTLVKAIGLEPAKDPKLKFADIKSIPTWAQGYIQVALEKGIVAGYPDNTYKANNKVTREEFLVMAMKAFNYEASKNTALKFKDAKAVSGWALGYVAKAIELTIIEGYKEDNTIKPNKKITRAEVMTIIDKCITLSAKK
- a CDS encoding tyrosine-protein phosphatase; protein product: MIDIHCHVLWGIDDGPKTLDESIQVCKMLKNKGVKSIVATPHYIVGSTYQTNAAAVTSMTGQLNKVLMQKVPQIEIKPGMEVFITPDIIDLIKSNEILTLNGSKYILIETSLNSIPIYLEDAFYKLRIEGYIPILAHPERNRTINTNFKLIEKLISNGVLIQVNHDSLAGRYGKTIKNFAETLLKKGLVHFIATDTHCVNDRFKGTEYLTKTLDELIGKENAEKLISINPSRVISNLSVESISPVVEKVFFLKRLFNF
- a CDS encoding polysaccharide biosynthesis tyrosine autokinase, producing the protein MENKDFIEVDIRELILILLRKWYILLICLVIATGVSYAVTAFYLKPVYRAETTLFLGKEKDKIGALSLLDLQVNSQLVIDYREILKSRLVAENINSKLGVDIKTFQNNVDVTTVKDSRIFKISYDDYDPKLAARVVNELGTIIMQLASDIIEVKNVKVIDTAKEPKDPIKPNKKMNVGLAGFLGLLLGVSLIYLLEFIDHTFKKPEDVERHLGLNVIGTVPAFEGGKRGNKKAKDEKQLEEEYLKNLITANNPKAAASEAFRELRTNLQFKSVDKDMKVILLTSPSLGDGKTVTTVNLAITLAQSGKKVLVIDADLRKPKVHSYFGIKNNEGLTNILATDKESKKSVIQRKEGIDNLFIISSGPIPPNPSEILSSERMKQFIESLKSEYDIIFIDTPPVGQVTDAAILTGIVDGSIVVVASGQTRIEMSKRAIKALVGINAKIVGIVLTKIDSRSAYYNYYRYE
- a CDS encoding sugar transferase; translated protein: MHRANIFSASHIIQALVDILVITLTFIISYLITKNYTTLSGLKEYLWILIVYIPIWLFLMENSRIYEKIVFFNFDKIIRVVLFSAIISDLFLAAMMFFIKETLFSRALYAVFSVCIVLALLIEKFLYKYAAMEKHMSLHRVSRVVIVGTPRVAKKFTEYVDRSKINVNILGYVKANSKSLKGHNELGSIEDLEVIIKQNAVDEVIFALPRDYLGEVERYVLMCEEMGLTVRMILDLYDLKIAKTYISNVGTLPMLTFDSVSLNQAQLFLKRLMDIIGASIGIVLTSIVALFTVVAIKVESPGPAIFAQNRVGLNGRTFKLYKFRSMCVDAEKKKAELQKYNQVEGGLMFKVKNDPRITKVGGFIRKTSIDELPQFVNVLKGEMSLVGTRPPTLDEVSKYENYQRRRISIKPGMTGMWQVSGRSSIMDFDEVVRLDTKYIDEWSIFLDIKIILKTILVVFKKRGAY